One stretch of Sulfurimonas sp. C5 DNA includes these proteins:
- a CDS encoding VWA domain-containing protein gives MSFLNPEYFWLLLFIIVALLKKETLFSRVRVVGYLVTFVLLVIALARPIIEEEPIKSKELLSDVVLGVDLSYSMQSNDILPTRLGFAKEELAKLVKSEQKSRFGVLGFTTNAIILSPLTQDSELLLHLFSSLDENLILTKGSSVLPVLKLARKISSSKKVSLVIFSDGTDNKDFSEEIAFAKENHLIVNIFMTATSFGGTLKTKQGTFLKDENGDIVVSRENSAIESLSNATGGVYTKELSEVKSALEEQRDASFMQENNIIQNKELYYYFIALAILTFLIATTTLKKWVIAFLLLFGIQMQADVLNVLKDPNKLAFDQGVRLYQEGAYEDALERFALVKSNTPHIKAIVFYNRANCLIRLKEFTRARVELLKSLSLEYTQEADENLQHIKGVPDNYEMSTGMQDKKKKSEIAKQRNSSQKKKEGGGSNMQVNTSSSGSGDGGEKVKSSQSKIDLNDAKSKLSSKQYELINKRVVNEKKPW, from the coding sequence AGTAAGAGTAGTAGGATATCTTGTAACTTTTGTTTTACTCGTTATCGCATTAGCTCGTCCTATCATTGAGGAAGAGCCTATAAAGTCAAAAGAGCTTTTAAGTGATGTTGTTTTGGGCGTGGATCTTTCATACTCTATGCAGTCCAATGATATTTTACCGACAAGATTAGGATTTGCAAAAGAGGAGTTGGCAAAACTTGTAAAAAGTGAGCAAAAGAGCCGTTTTGGTGTCCTTGGATTTACGACAAATGCAATTATCCTTTCGCCGCTTACACAAGATAGTGAACTGTTACTACATCTTTTTAGCTCATTAGATGAAAATCTCATCTTAACCAAGGGAAGTTCAGTATTGCCGGTACTCAAACTTGCAAGAAAAATTTCAAGCAGTAAAAAAGTATCTTTGGTGATTTTCAGCGACGGTACAGATAACAAAGATTTTTCAGAGGAGATTGCATTTGCAAAAGAGAACCATCTGATCGTCAATATTTTCATGACAGCAACAAGCTTTGGCGGTACTCTCAAAACTAAACAAGGAACATTTTTAAAAGATGAAAACGGCGATATCGTAGTGAGCCGTGAAAACAGTGCTATAGAGAGTCTCTCAAATGCTACAGGCGGTGTATATACAAAAGAGTTAAGTGAGGTTAAATCTGCACTTGAAGAGCAAAGAGATGCAAGTTTTATGCAGGAAAACAACATCATTCAAAATAAAGAGCTTTATTACTATTTTATAGCACTTGCAATTCTCACATTTTTAATAGCAACAACAACATTGAAAAAATGGGTGATTGCATTTTTACTTCTTTTTGGTATTCAGATGCAGGCAGATGTTTTAAATGTTTTAAAAGATCCAAACAAATTAGCATTCGATCAAGGTGTTAGGCTATATCAAGAGGGTGCTTATGAAGATGCACTGGAGAGGTTTGCTCTTGTAAAATCGAACACGCCCCATATTAAAGCAATTGTGTTTTACAATAGAGCAAACTGTTTGATACGCCTTAAGGAATTCACTAGAGCGAGAGTAGAGTTATTAAAATCTTTAAGTTTAGAATATACTCAAGAAGCGGATGAAAATCTGCAGCACATAAAGGGTGTCCCCGATAATTATGAGATGAGTACGGGAATGCAGGACAAGAAGAAAAAAAGTGAAATTGCAAAACAAAGAAACAGTTCTCAGAAGAAAAAAGAGGGTGGTGGCTCAAATATGCAAGTGAACACATCTTCAAGCGGCAGCGGAGATGGAGGAGAAAAAGTGAAGTCCTCACAATCAAAAATAGATCTTAATGATGCAAAATCAAAACTC